The Caballeronia sp. Lep1P3 genome window below encodes:
- a CDS encoding peptidoglycan DD-metalloendopeptidase family protein — translation MQTRIRQFVCLSFVVPLVAALAACGSAPVAPGYYRVQRGDTLSKVARDNHTSVRNITRWNALTNPDAIEVGQVLRVEPPAGKALASPSAPAKSETAAQPPAQESAAPRVSLIWPAQGTVIRGFDGKSSKGIDIGNSAGTPVVAAAAGNVVYAGNGLRGYGNMLIVKHNDDYLTAYAHNRTLLVKEGQTVQQGQQIAEMGDTDSDRTMLHFEVRYMGRSADPARYLPPR, via the coding sequence TTGCAAACAAGAATTCGGCAGTTCGTCTGCCTATCGTTCGTTGTGCCGCTCGTTGCGGCGCTCGCCGCATGCGGTTCGGCTCCGGTTGCGCCGGGATACTATCGGGTGCAGCGCGGCGACACCTTGTCCAAGGTCGCGCGCGACAATCACACGTCGGTGCGCAACATCACGCGCTGGAACGCGCTCACGAATCCGGACGCCATCGAGGTCGGGCAGGTGCTGCGCGTCGAGCCGCCCGCAGGCAAGGCGTTGGCGAGCCCTTCCGCGCCCGCGAAGAGCGAAACCGCCGCGCAGCCGCCCGCGCAAGAGAGCGCGGCCCCGCGCGTCTCGCTGATATGGCCCGCGCAAGGCACGGTGATTCGCGGCTTCGACGGCAAGAGTTCGAAGGGCATCGACATCGGGAATTCGGCGGGCACGCCGGTCGTCGCGGCGGCGGCGGGCAACGTCGTCTATGCGGGCAACGGCTTGCGCGGCTACGGCAACATGCTGATCGTCAAGCATAACGACGACTACCTCACTGCCTACGCGCATAACCGGACGCTGCTCGTCAAGGAAGGTCAGACGGTGCAGCAGGGACAGCAGATCGCCGAAATGGGCGATACGGACAGCGATCGCACGATGCTGCATTTCGAAGTGCGCTACATGGGCCGCTCGGCGGACCCGGCGCGCTACTTGCCGCCGCGTTGA
- a CDS encoding aldose epimerase, translating into MSPEKDIIEIERDGAAILLAPHAGGRLMTWRIGGEPVIHWPDPLDDATWSNAAKIRGGNPLLFPFLGRHFVDGEIGKWRDADGVVHALPTHGFARNLPFAATRDADGHGLRMTLVDSDATREGYPFAFRFEAAYRLVDAATLEVELTTSNPGEVALPYYAGHHFYFHLPHGERAESSIALPRTERRRQLPDGSITDAEPGAPRYSLADADIVDCFHCLTGPSDEPVRLVLPQRNRTVSFELHQPDSVPWYAVTTWTESDSADFYCVEPWIGLPDAIHNGRGLRWLAPGKTESALLRLVVTPAR; encoded by the coding sequence ATGTCACCTGAGAAAGACATCATCGAAATCGAGCGCGACGGCGCCGCCATCCTGCTCGCCCCGCATGCCGGCGGCCGGCTCATGACGTGGCGCATCGGCGGCGAGCCGGTAATTCACTGGCCCGATCCGCTCGACGATGCCACCTGGTCGAACGCCGCGAAGATTCGCGGCGGCAATCCGCTGTTGTTTCCGTTCCTCGGGCGGCATTTCGTCGACGGCGAAATCGGCAAATGGCGCGACGCGGATGGCGTCGTGCATGCGCTGCCGACCCACGGCTTCGCACGCAACCTGCCTTTCGCCGCGACGCGCGACGCGGACGGTCACGGCCTGCGCATGACGCTCGTCGACAGCGACGCCACACGCGAGGGCTATCCGTTCGCGTTCCGCTTCGAGGCGGCCTACCGTCTCGTCGATGCCGCGACGCTCGAAGTCGAACTGACGACATCGAATCCCGGCGAGGTCGCGCTGCCCTACTACGCGGGACATCACTTCTATTTTCATCTGCCGCACGGCGAGCGCGCCGAAAGCAGCATCGCGTTGCCGCGAACCGAGCGGCGGCGCCAGCTGCCGGACGGCTCGATCACCGATGCGGAACCCGGCGCGCCGCGCTATTCGCTCGCGGATGCGGATATCGTCGATTGCTTTCATTGCCTGACCGGGCCTTCCGACGAGCCGGTGCGCCTCGTGCTGCCGCAGCGCAATCGCACGGTCAGCTTCGAGTTGCATCAGCCGGATTCGGTGCCGTGGTACGCCGTGACGACCTGGACCGAGTCCGATAGCGCGGACTTCTACTGCGTGGAGCCGTGGATCGGCCTGCCCGATGCCATCCATAATGGCCGCGGATTGCGCTGGCTCGCGCCGGGCAAGACGGAGTCGGCGTTGCTCAGGCTCGTCGTCACGCCCGCGCGATGA
- a CDS encoding undecaprenyl-diphosphate phosphatase encodes MTLWFLVFLSVLQGVTELFPVSSLGHTLLVPGLIGMHIDKHAPQLLPFLVALHLGTALALLWYFRKRWLALIGGWFASLGGRRNDDGHMMWALIIGTIPTGIVGLLLEKRLEAIFHDLRIVAAALIVNGVLLWLGDRLQRSRASRAPEKLTFRQAFLVGLAQIGALIPGFSRSGLTMIAGVGAGLTAEAAAEFSFLLGTPIIFAAGVLELPKLFHAPGQLFDAVLGGVLTGIAAYLSVRFLMRYFEGHGKLASFGVYCVIAGIFFLGWFMMHAQPV; translated from the coding sequence GTGACTCTCTGGTTTCTCGTATTTCTCAGCGTGCTGCAGGGCGTGACCGAACTCTTTCCGGTCAGCAGCCTGGGCCATACGCTGCTCGTTCCCGGCCTCATCGGGATGCATATCGACAAGCATGCGCCGCAGTTGCTGCCGTTTCTCGTCGCGCTGCATCTCGGCACGGCGCTCGCGCTGCTCTGGTATTTCCGCAAGCGTTGGCTTGCGCTGATCGGCGGCTGGTTCGCCTCGCTCGGCGGCCGCCGCAACGACGACGGCCATATGATGTGGGCGCTCATTATCGGCACGATCCCGACGGGCATCGTCGGTCTGCTGCTCGAAAAGCGCCTCGAAGCGATCTTTCACGATCTGCGGATCGTCGCGGCGGCGCTGATCGTCAATGGCGTGCTGCTGTGGCTCGGCGACCGGCTGCAGCGCAGCCGCGCCTCGCGCGCGCCGGAGAAACTCACGTTCAGGCAGGCGTTTCTGGTCGGCCTCGCGCAAATCGGCGCGCTGATTCCGGGCTTCTCGCGCAGCGGCCTGACGATGATCGCAGGCGTGGGCGCGGGCCTCACCGCGGAAGCGGCGGCGGAGTTCTCGTTTCTGCTCGGCACGCCGATCATCTTCGCCGCGGGCGTGCTCGAATTGCCGAAGCTCTTCCATGCGCCGGGCCAGTTGTTCGACGCGGTGCTGGGCGGCGTGCTGACGGGCATCGCGGCGTACTTGAGCGTGCGCTTTCTGATGCGCTATTTCGAGGGCCACGGGAAGCTGGCGTCGTTCGGCGTGTACTGCGTGATCGCGGGCATCTTCTTTCTCGGCTGGTTCATGATGCACGCGCAGCCGGTTTGA
- a CDS encoding cyanate transporter, translating into MNSRASSLAWLAVIVAIGLNLRPLLTSVSPLMSVILPATGLSFRGASLLTGLPVVAMGVCAFGASALSRSIGNARGVAIGLVAIIGACAARIVAGNAAVFIASAAVAGTGVAIIQALLPGVMKTRFAMRLPFAMGLYSASLMAGGGLGASITPGVAAHASWQAALACWALPALLALAAWLALMRADPLPHAPATRHAAPSPSLMRNRRAWVLGIFFGLVNGGYTSLVAWMPAYYQQLGRDVTQSGALLAMLTVFQAISALFLPMAASRVGRTRDRRAWIAAGLCAQLAGFALLLCAPLAAPGVTVALLGAGLGGVFALTLVLTLDHADDPALAARLVAFVQGVGFVIAAVAPVVAGIVRDATGGFTMSWALLAASLVAMIALSTAFGPRSYARAMRAAQPPSARDDTRSSRRECRSSARRDTDGDSARRSPRP; encoded by the coding sequence ATGAACTCGCGCGCGTCCAGTCTTGCGTGGCTCGCGGTCATCGTCGCGATCGGGCTGAATTTGCGGCCGCTGCTCACGTCCGTAAGCCCGCTGATGAGCGTGATTCTTCCCGCGACGGGACTCTCGTTTCGCGGCGCGTCGCTCTTGACGGGCCTGCCTGTCGTCGCGATGGGCGTGTGCGCGTTCGGCGCAAGCGCGTTATCGCGTTCCATCGGCAATGCGCGCGGCGTCGCGATCGGTCTCGTTGCGATCATCGGCGCGTGCGCGGCGCGCATCGTCGCGGGCAACGCCGCCGTGTTCATCGCGAGCGCGGCGGTTGCGGGTACGGGCGTCGCGATCATTCAGGCGCTCTTGCCCGGCGTGATGAAGACGCGCTTCGCCATGCGCCTGCCCTTCGCGATGGGCCTCTACTCGGCATCGCTGATGGCGGGCGGCGGCCTCGGCGCGAGCATCACGCCGGGCGTCGCCGCGCATGCATCGTGGCAGGCCGCGCTCGCGTGCTGGGCGCTGCCCGCGCTGCTCGCGCTTGCCGCATGGCTCGCGCTCATGCGCGCCGATCCCTTGCCTCATGCGCCCGCCACGCGGCACGCTGCGCCCTCGCCTTCGCTCATGAGGAACCGCCGCGCGTGGGTGCTCGGCATCTTCTTCGGCCTCGTCAATGGCGGCTACACGAGCCTCGTCGCGTGGATGCCCGCGTACTACCAGCAACTCGGCCGCGATGTGACGCAAAGCGGCGCGCTTCTCGCGATGCTCACGGTGTTTCAGGCGATCTCCGCGCTTTTCTTGCCGATGGCCGCATCGCGCGTCGGACGCACGCGCGATCGGCGCGCGTGGATTGCAGCCGGCCTTTGCGCGCAACTCGCGGGCTTCGCGTTGTTGCTCTGCGCGCCGCTCGCCGCGCCGGGCGTGACCGTTGCGCTGCTGGGCGCCGGTCTCGGCGGCGTATTCGCGCTCACGCTCGTGCTGACGCTCGATCATGCCGACGACCCCGCGCTCGCCGCGCGTCTCGTCGCCTTTGTGCAGGGCGTGGGCTTCGTGATCGCGGCGGTCGCGCCGGTCGTGGCGGGCATCGTGCGCGATGCGACCGGCGGCTTCACGATGTCGTGGGCGCTGCTCGCGGCGAGTCTCGTCGCGATGATCGCGCTCTCCACGGCGTTCGGCCCGCGCAGCTATGCACGCGCGATGCGGGCAGCGCAGCCGCCTAGCGCACGCGATGACACGCGAAGTAGTCGTCGAGAATGTCGGTCATCTGCCAGACGGGACACGGACGGCGACAGTGCCCGTCGTAGCCCGCGGCCCTGA
- a CDS encoding amidohydrolase family protein gives MQNSTWIIGARPFGGALSDVRVSGAIIDAIAPHGERAPAAGDAVIDGAGMLLLPGFVEGHTHLDKTTWGMPWYRNAVGARLVDRIENERVWRAQSGHDAARSSRALALEFLRRGTTRLRTHVDIDTDARLRHLESVLATRDALADVLDMQIVAFPQSGVMKRAGTREWLDAALREGAHVLGALDPAAIDGDPAASLDTTFALATKHGKPIDIHLHEPGELGAFTFDLLLDRVEAHGYQGRVVVSHAFCLGALPDARRGALFERIARDCIGILTTAPASVSVPPFREARASGVTLFGGNDGVRDTWTPFGSPDMLERAMLIAMRYDLRRDDDLAAAFDCVSTEAARACGFERYGLAPGMRADLVLVDAETVAHAVAMRPARRFVMANGVVIPENFSR, from the coding sequence ATGCAGAACTCGACGTGGATCATCGGCGCACGGCCGTTCGGCGGCGCGCTGTCGGATGTGCGCGTGAGCGGCGCAATCATCGACGCCATCGCGCCGCATGGCGAACGCGCGCCAGCAGCGGGCGATGCCGTCATCGATGGCGCGGGCATGCTGCTGTTGCCGGGCTTCGTCGAAGGCCACACGCATCTGGACAAGACGACGTGGGGCATGCCGTGGTATCGCAATGCGGTGGGAGCGCGCCTCGTCGACCGAATCGAGAACGAACGCGTCTGGCGGGCGCAAAGCGGACACGATGCCGCGCGGTCCTCGCGCGCGCTCGCGCTCGAATTCTTGCGCCGGGGCACGACGCGCCTGCGCACGCACGTCGATATCGACACCGACGCCCGCCTTCGCCATCTCGAGAGCGTGCTCGCGACGCGCGATGCGCTCGCGGACGTGCTCGACATGCAGATCGTCGCGTTCCCGCAATCGGGCGTGATGAAGCGCGCCGGCACGCGCGAATGGCTCGATGCCGCGCTGCGCGAGGGCGCGCATGTGCTAGGCGCGCTCGATCCCGCGGCCATCGACGGCGATCCGGCCGCCTCGCTCGACACGACCTTCGCGCTCGCGACGAAGCACGGCAAGCCCATCGACATCCATCTGCACGAACCGGGCGAACTCGGCGCGTTCACGTTCGACCTTCTGCTCGACCGCGTCGAAGCGCACGGCTATCAGGGCCGCGTCGTGGTGAGTCACGCGTTCTGTCTCGGCGCATTGCCCGACGCGCGGCGCGGCGCGCTCTTCGAACGCATCGCGCGAGATTGCATCGGAATCCTGACAACCGCACCGGCATCGGTCAGCGTGCCGCCGTTTCGCGAAGCCCGCGCGTCGGGCGTGACGCTCTTCGGCGGCAACGATGGCGTGCGCGATACGTGGACGCCCTTCGGTTCGCCCGACATGCTCGAACGCGCGATGCTCATTGCGATGCGCTACGACCTGCGCCGCGACGACGATCTCGCCGCCGCGTTCGATTGCGTATCGACGGAAGCGGCACGCGCATGCGGCTTCGAGCGCTACGGCCTCGCGCCCGGCATGCGCGCGGACCTCGTGCTGGTGGATGCGGAAACCGTCGCGCACGCCGTTGCAATGCGTCCTGCGCGGCGCTTCGTGATGGCGAACGGCGTCGTGATTCCGGAGAATTTCTCGCGATGA
- a CDS encoding GntR family transcriptional regulator, which produces MSPSDHDTPPDERVHAAITSALLRGKLPPGAQLVERELAAAFDCTRGAVRKALARLGAEGKLTLEANRGAFVPSPSIEDIRHAYRARQVVEAGIVAALCGGLGTRAKRALRGHIRSEKRALKAGDAEECVRLAGQFHVLLARLAGAPEIDTFLARLVAKTELYKALFDPSKVSNCASDEHAGLVDALEAGDLDAALAACAAHLTEIEARVIAQASARREGDLSTLFAQS; this is translated from the coding sequence ATGTCACCGTCCGATCACGATACGCCACCCGACGAACGCGTTCACGCGGCCATCACGTCCGCGCTGTTGCGGGGGAAGCTGCCGCCCGGCGCACAGCTCGTCGAACGCGAGCTGGCCGCTGCCTTCGATTGCACGCGCGGCGCGGTGCGCAAGGCGCTCGCGCGGCTCGGCGCGGAAGGCAAGCTCACGCTCGAAGCGAATCGCGGCGCGTTCGTGCCGTCGCCGTCGATCGAGGATATTCGTCATGCGTACCGCGCGCGCCAGGTCGTCGAGGCGGGCATCGTCGCGGCGCTGTGCGGCGGGCTCGGCACGCGCGCCAAACGCGCGCTGCGCGGCCACATCCGAAGCGAGAAGCGTGCGCTGAAAGCCGGCGATGCCGAAGAATGCGTGCGGCTCGCGGGGCAGTTCCATGTGCTGCTGGCGCGGCTGGCCGGTGCGCCGGAAATCGATACGTTTCTGGCGCGGCTTGTCGCCAAGACGGAGCTTTACAAGGCGCTATTCGATCCGTCGAAAGTGTCGAATTGCGCATCGGATGAACACGCCGGTCTCGTCGATGCGCTCGAAGCCGGCGATCTCGATGCCGCGCTCGCGGCGTGCGCCGCGCATCTGACGGAGATCGAGGCGCGCGTCATTGCACAGGCGAGCGCGCGGCGCGAAGGCGATCTCTCGACGCTGTTCGCGCAGAGCTAA
- a CDS encoding acid phosphatase gives MNKKLVCAVPLASALAIGFYACGGDDHRNSDISSVKNVVVIYAENRSFDNLYGSFPGANGLQNVTAASAQQVDRNGAVLATLPKIWGGLTATGVTPAIGEAMTANLPNAPFAIDDPKGFNTPLSVTTRDLYHRFYENQMQIDGGKNDKFAAWADSGGLVMGHYSTPPQQLPLWKVAQQYALADNFFMGAFGGSFLNHQWLVCACTPTYPNADKSVAKGAISAVNADGVSLTLASNSPASALDGAPKYVNSGNLTPDFYAVNTMQPPYQPSGNAPASGGDATLADPSAATTLPPQTQQHIGDLLNNAGVSWAWYGGSWGAALASRSVIGGSTNSVPNFQTHHQPFNYFADLAPGTANRAQHLLDGGTNGAEFIKAIDAGTLPQVAFYKPQGNLNEHAGYTDVASGDQHIADLIAHLQKSPQWNNMVVVVTYDENGGFWDHVSPPKGDRWGPGTRIPALIVSPYAKKGFVDHTQYDTTSILRFITKRFSLPTLPGLASRDAALTANGGKPMGDLTNALNFSQ, from the coding sequence ATGAACAAGAAACTCGTTTGCGCAGTGCCGCTCGCATCGGCGCTCGCAATCGGATTTTACGCGTGCGGCGGCGACGATCATCGCAACAGCGATATTTCGTCGGTGAAGAACGTCGTCGTGATCTACGCGGAAAACCGCAGCTTCGACAATCTGTACGGGAGCTTTCCCGGCGCGAACGGTCTGCAGAACGTGACGGCGGCGAGCGCGCAGCAAGTCGACCGCAACGGCGCGGTGCTCGCGACGCTGCCGAAAATCTGGGGCGGCCTTACCGCGACGGGCGTGACGCCCGCCATCGGCGAAGCGATGACGGCGAATCTGCCGAACGCGCCCTTCGCCATCGACGATCCGAAGGGCTTCAACACGCCGCTTTCGGTCACGACGCGCGACCTGTATCACCGCTTCTACGAGAACCAGATGCAGATCGACGGCGGCAAGAACGACAAGTTCGCCGCCTGGGCCGATTCCGGCGGTCTGGTGATGGGCCACTACAGCACGCCGCCGCAGCAGCTTCCGCTGTGGAAGGTCGCGCAGCAGTACGCGCTCGCGGACAACTTCTTCATGGGCGCGTTCGGCGGCTCGTTCCTGAATCACCAGTGGCTCGTCTGCGCGTGCACGCCGACGTATCCGAACGCGGACAAGAGCGTCGCGAAAGGTGCGATCTCGGCGGTGAACGCGGATGGCGTGTCGCTCACGCTGGCATCGAACAGTCCGGCGTCCGCGCTCGACGGCGCGCCCAAGTACGTGAATTCCGGCAATCTCACGCCCGACTTCTACGCGGTCAACACGATGCAGCCGCCGTATCAGCCGAGCGGCAACGCGCCGGCCTCGGGCGGCGATGCGACGCTCGCGGACCCGAGCGCGGCGACGACGCTGCCGCCGCAGACGCAGCAGCATATCGGCGATCTGCTGAACAACGCCGGCGTGAGCTGGGCGTGGTACGGCGGATCGTGGGGCGCGGCGCTCGCGAGCCGCTCGGTCATCGGCGGCTCGACGAATTCGGTGCCGAACTTCCAGACGCATCATCAGCCGTTCAACTACTTCGCCGATCTCGCGCCGGGCACGGCCAACCGCGCGCAGCACCTGCTCGACGGCGGCACGAACGGCGCGGAGTTCATCAAGGCGATCGACGCGGGCACGCTGCCGCAAGTCGCGTTCTACAAGCCGCAAGGCAACCTGAACGAGCACGCGGGTTACACGGACGTGGCTTCGGGCGACCAGCACATCGCCGACTTGATCGCGCATCTGCAGAAGAGCCCGCAGTGGAACAACATGGTCGTCGTCGTGACGTACGACGAGAACGGCGGCTTCTGGGATCACGTCTCGCCGCCGAAGGGCGACCGCTGGGGTCCGGGCACGCGCATTCCCGCGCTGATCGTCTCGCCGTATGCGAAGAAGGGTTTCGTCGATCACACGCAGTACGACACGACGTCGATCCTGCGCTTCATCACGAAACGCTTCTCGCTGCCGACGCTGCCGGGTCTCGCCTCGCGCGACGCCGCGCTCACGGCCAACGGCGGCAAGCCGATGGGCGACCTGACGAACGCGCTCAACTTCTCGCAGTAA